In Thermodesulfobacteriota bacterium, the genomic window TGCCCAAGACCTGAGGCGGTCCGTCCTTTTCGCCGGTCAATTCCATCAGCCCACCTCGGGCTTGGAGGACGGGATCGTAGGCCGCCTCGTTGCTATCGGGGCCAAAGCCGGTCACGCCGAGCCAGATGAGATCCTCTTTGATCTCTCTGAGCCTCTCGTATTCGATGCCGAGCTTCGCATAATTTCTCGGCAGCTGATTGGTAGCGAAGATATCGACCTTCAGGGTGAGGATCAGTCGCTTTAATATCTCCTGGCCTTCGGGGACGGACAGATCGAGGGTGAGCGATTTCTTCCCGGCGTTGATCGGCAAGTAGTAGGTGAACATCCGGTCCTCGTGCAGGACATCTTCTCCGACCCTCCGGTTGGGATCGCCGTGAACCGGATGTTCGAGGCGGATCACATTGACTCCGTCCTCGGCCAGGCGAAAGGTCAGGTAAGGAAGGACCGTGGCCTGCTCGAGGCTCAGGACCGTCAGGTTTTTGAAAAGCGCATGATCGTCCATCCCTCAGGCCTCCGGAACTTAATTTTTGGATACTGTATACAATGGGGTTTATATCTCTAATGGCCTCTCGATGTCAAGATGTTTGCCAATCTCCTCTCCCTTCACGGGATCTTCTTTTTCAAGTGGGGGGTGAGGTCGGCAGGGGTCTCGTATTCCACCCTCGGTAGGGCCTCGACCATTTCTGGAAGTTCGACCCCTTTTTTGGAGAGGAGGATCACCTCTTTTCCGAGGCCGAGGGCGATTCCCAGCTCGATCAAACTTCGCTCCCTTCCCGGGGGTGTGAGATCGAAAATCCCGATCCTGATCCGCCTGATCTGGTCGATCCGCTGGGAGAGAGAGATCGGTTCTTCCCCGGAAGAATGGGCCACGGGCGTCAGGCCGCTCCCTTCAAAGGAAAGCTCGATGGCCTTCCGCAGGGCCTGGTCGGTGATGCCCGATGAGATGAAATACTCCCCTTTGAGGGAGACCTCGACGGTTTTGGCCGTGGTCTGGAGCTTTTTAAAGAGAGTTCGGTCGAGGGTCAGTTCTTTGAGGGCGGAGAGGAGGATGGCCTTGGCCTGATCGAGGTCCCTCTTAAAGCGCGCCGAGTTGATCCGTTGGACCTCCGGCGAGTCGAATCCCTTGATGTTCACCTCCCGGAACTTGAGGGCCCCGAAATTCTGGCAGTGGGTGGAGCGAGGGCTGAAGGCCTTTTCGAGAATGGTCCGGCTTTCGGCGAGCCACTGTTTGAAGAGGTCATGGTCCGCATTCAGTTCTCCCAGCCTTTCCCACTGGGTTAACTGGTCTTTGATCAGGTCGATGGGGTCGCGCTCGGCCATTGGGGAAGGTCCCTCTTGGGTTTCATTCTCGGTTTGGAAGATAGCAGGTTGAGCCAGTAGATGTCAAATCGTTTCAAAGGTCTAAAGGTCTATTGAGAACCCCAGAGCTTTTATGATATAAGGAGGGCATGCTGAAGGAAAGAGAGATCGTTTTGGGCGTAACCGGAGGGATCGCGGCCTACAAGGCTGCGGAGTTTGTGAGGCTCCTGATCAAGCAGGGGGCAAGGGTCCACGTGGTGATGACCCGGAATGCCCAGGAATTCATCACCCCCCTGACCTTCCAGACCCTTTCCGGAAACCCTGTGGTGACCGATCCCTTTAATCTCCTGGAAGAGGCCAAGATCGGCCACATCGCCCTGGCCGACCTCGCCGAGCTCATCGTCATCCTTCCGGCCACGGCCAACATCATCGGTAAGGTCGCCAACGGCATCGCAGACGATTTTCTTTCGACCATGGTGATGGCCTCCAAGGCGCCCGTCCTTTTTGCCCCTTCGATGAACGTGAATATGTGGGAGAGCCCCGCCCTTCAGCAGAACATCGAGGTCCTGAAGCAGAGAGGATTCTATTTCATAGAGCCCGGCGAGGGAGAACTGGCCTGCCACTGGTATGGGAAAGGCAGACTCGCCGAGCTGGACGAGGTCATCGAAAAGATGGCGGAGATCCTCTCACCCAAGGACTTGAGGGGTGAGAAAGTCCTCGTCACCGCCGGGCCCACCCAGGAGCCCATCGATCCGGTTCGCTTCATCACCAATCGCTCCTCCGGAAAGATGGGCTATGCCATAGCCAGGGTGGCCAGGAGAAGAGGGGCGGAAGTGGTGCTCATCTCAGGTCCCACGCCTCTTGGGCCTCCCAGGAGCGACATCCGCCTCGTCTCCGTAAGGACGGCCGAGGAGATGCGCAAGGCCGTCCTGGCGCACCTGAAGGACTCCACGGTGGTGATCAAGGCGGCAGCGGTTTCAGACTACCGGCCAAAAGAGGTGAGCGATAGGAAGTTGAAAAAGGGCGGCCTCGAGATCTCTCTCGATCTGGAGCAGACCCAGGATATCCTCAAGGAGGTCGGCCAGCAGAAGGGAGGTCGAATCCTGGTGGGGTTTGCCGCAGAGACAGAAGACCTGATCGCCAATGCAAGAAAGAAATTGAAGGAGAAAAACCTCGACCTGATCGTGGCCAACGATGTGACAAAGCCCGGTTCCGGGTTTGCGTCCGAAACCAATCAGGTGAAATTCCTCTTCCCCAATGGAGAAATAAAGGATCTCCCCCTCCTTTCAAAGGAGGAGGTGGCCAGCCTTATCCTCAATGAGGTCGTATCGTTACTGAATCAGGGCACGGCCAAACGCCTATGACTTGGCATCGGCCTTCTTCTCGAGCCGCTTCTCCTCGGCCTTGGAGCTCCCCGATTTCTCCGAAGCCTCCTTCTCTTGCTTTTTGCCCTCTTTCCGACTGGGGGAGGGATAGTCGTTCACGTAAAAGCCCGCCCCTTTGAGAATGAAACTCGATGCTGAGATGAGCTTTCTTGCTGGGCCAAGACACTTGGGGCAGGCGGGGTTGCACGCCTCATCTATTTTATGAAAAATTTCAAAGACTTCGTTACAGTTGTTACACTGATATTCGTAGATGGGCATCTCCAAAACCTCCTTTTAAGCGTAGAGTTGCAAGCTGGGGCTGATCTCTCGCTTTAACTTCTTCAGGGCCTCGCTTTCGATCTGTCTCACCCTTTCTCTCGAAAGCTTCAGCCTGTCCCCTATCTCCTGCAGGGTGAGAGGATCATCGGCCATGATCCTGTGCTTGATGATGAAGAGTTCCTTCTCGTTCAATCGCTTAAGGGCCCTCTGGACCTCCCTCTCCCGGAGCTCTTTCTCCTGTTCCTGGGCCAAGATCTCCTCCTGGTTGAGAGAATCCTCCTGAAGCAGGTCGAGATGGGTGAGTTCCTTCCCTTCGTCAAACGGGGAATCGAGGGAGAGGTCTCTTGCCGCCATCCTTTGCTCCATCTCGATGATATCCTCCTTGTTAACATCGAGATCTTTGGCCAGGGCCTCATACTTGGCCTCGTTTTCGAGATCCGATTCGAGGGCCTTTCTCACCTTTCCGATCTTGTAGAAGAGTTTTTTCTGGGCCTGGGTCGTCCCGATCTTGACCAGGCTCCAGGTTTTGATGATGAAATTCTGGATGAAGGCCCTGATCCACCAGATCGCATAGGAGATGAACCGGATCCCCTTATCTGGATCGAACTTCTTGACGGCCATCATCAACCCGATATTCCCCTCCTGGATGAGGTCGAGGAGCTTTACCCCGTATGATTTGTACTCGAGGGCTACCTTGACAACGAACCTCAGGTTTGATGTAATGAGTCGGTGCGCTGCACTGATATCGTTGTGGTCACGATATCTCCTCGCGAGCTCGATCTCCTCCTCATGCGTCAAAAGGGGAAACTGGTTAATCTGGATAAGGTAGGTATCAAGGGAATTCTTGACAGAGGGCAGATAAGTCATTATATAATCCTCGTAAAGGTTGGATTAGCACTCAAACAAACTGAGTGCTAATATAATAATATCCCTCCCCAAATAAGTCAAGCGTTAATCTATAAGTTATTGAAAATTTTAATTTTTATTTAATTGTCAAAAACCTTTGATCGGAGGGTCACATGGCCGAAGACAGGGTGAATGAGGAAAAAGAGAAGGAGAAGGGATTCACCGTCAAGGACCGGAGATTTGCTGCCCAGAGAGAAGAGGCCACGTCGAAACCGCAAGAAGAGAAGAAGGAAAAACCTAAAGTTGAACCCTCGGAGGAGAAGGCCGAAAGAGGCCCCCTACCTGAAATCACCTTCACCAGTTTCATCCTCTCCCTCAGCACCTCGGCATTGGTCCAGCTTGGGGAGGTGGAAGACCCTCTCACCCAGAAGCAGGCCAAGAACCTTCCATTAGCCAAACAGACGATCGACTTTATCGGGATGTTGAAGGAGAAGACGAAAGGAAACCTCACTCCCGAAGAGGAGAGGTTCATGGACCAGATCCTCTTCGATTTGAGGATGAGGTATGTAAGGGCGGTCGAATGACCTTTTACTTCTTAAAGGTCAGATAGAAGCTCCGTCCTTTTCGGTGAATCTGAAAGAGGATGCCCTTTTCGACGCTCGCCTCCTTCATCGCCCGTTCGAAATCCTTAAGCGTCTCGATC contains:
- the rpoH gene encoding RNA polymerase sigma factor RpoH, with product MTYLPSVKNSLDTYLIQINQFPLLTHEEEIELARRYRDHNDISAAHRLITSNLRFVVKVALEYKSYGVKLLDLIQEGNIGLMMAVKKFDPDKGIRFISYAIWWIRAFIQNFIIKTWSLVKIGTTQAQKKLFYKIGKVRKALESDLENEAKYEALAKDLDVNKEDIIEMEQRMAARDLSLDSPFDEGKELTHLDLLQEDSLNQEEILAQEQEKELREREVQRALKRLNEKELFIIKHRIMADDPLTLQEIGDRLKLSRERVRQIESEALKKLKREISPSLQLYA
- a CDS encoding zinc ribbon domain-containing protein, which translates into the protein MPIYEYQCNNCNEVFEIFHKIDEACNPACPKCLGPARKLISASSFILKGAGFYVNDYPSPSRKEGKKQEKEASEKSGSSKAEEKRLEKKADAKS
- the coaBC gene encoding bifunctional phosphopantothenoylcysteine decarboxylase/phosphopantothenate--cysteine ligase CoaBC, which encodes MLKEREIVLGVTGGIAAYKAAEFVRLLIKQGARVHVVMTRNAQEFITPLTFQTLSGNPVVTDPFNLLEEAKIGHIALADLAELIVILPATANIIGKVANGIADDFLSTMVMASKAPVLFAPSMNVNMWESPALQQNIEVLKQRGFYFIEPGEGELACHWYGKGRLAELDEVIEKMAEILSPKDLRGEKVLVTAGPTQEPIDPVRFITNRSSGKMGYAIARVARRRGAEVVLISGPTPLGPPRSDIRLVSVRTAEEMRKAVLAHLKDSTVVIKAAAVSDYRPKEVSDRKLKKGGLEISLDLEQTQDILKEVGQQKGGRILVGFAAETEDLIANARKKLKEKNLDLIVANDVTKPGSGFASETNQVKFLFPNGEIKDLPLLSKEEVASLILNEVVSLLNQGTAKRL
- a CDS encoding DUF1844 domain-containing protein, with amino-acid sequence MAEDRVNEEKEKEKGFTVKDRRFAAQREEATSKPQEEKKEKPKVEPSEEKAERGPLPEITFTSFILSLSTSALVQLGEVEDPLTQKQAKNLPLAKQTIDFIGMLKEKTKGNLTPEEERFMDQILFDLRMRYVRAVE